A portion of the Bubalus kerabau isolate K-KA32 ecotype Philippines breed swamp buffalo chromosome 1, PCC_UOA_SB_1v2, whole genome shotgun sequence genome contains these proteins:
- the SEPTIN8 gene encoding septin-8 isoform X1, with protein MAATDLERFSNAEPEPRSLSLGGHVGFDSLPDQLVSKSVTQGFSFNILCVGETGIGKSTLMNTLFNTTFETEEASHHEECVRLRPQTYDLQESNVQLKLTIVDAVGFGDQINKDESYRPIVDYIDAQFENYLQEELKIRRSLFDYHDTRIHVCLYFITPTGHSLKSLDLVTMKKLDSKVNIIPIIAKADTISKSELHKFKIKIMGELVSNGVQIYQFPTDDEAVAEINAVMNAHLPFAVVGSTEEVKVGNKLVRARQYPWGVVQVENENHCDFVKLREMLIRVNMEDLREQTHSRHYELYRRCKLEEMGFQDSDGDSQPFSLQETYEAKRKEFLSELQRKEEEMRQMFVNKVKETELELKEKERELHEKFEHLKRLHQEEKRKVEEKRRELEEETNAFNRRKAAVEALQSQALHATSQQPLKKDKDKKKCIHLDGSKTFTLASVS; from the exons ATGGCGGCCACTGACCTGGAGCGCTTCTCG AATGCAGAGCCGGAGCCCAGGAGCCTCTCCCTGGGTGGTCATGTGGGTTTCGATAGCCTCCCTGACCAGTTGGTCAGCAAGTCGGTCACTCagggcttcagcttcaacatcctcTGTGTGG GGGAGACTGGCATTGGCAAGTCCACACTGATGAACACGCTCTTCAACACGACCTTTGAGACCGAGGAAGCCAGTCACCATGAGGAGTGTGTGCGCCTGCGGCCCCAGACTTATGATCTCCAAGAGAGCAACGTGCAGCTCAAGCTGACCATCGTGGATGCCGTGGGCTTTGGAGATCAGATCAATAAGGATGAGAG TTACAGGCCCATCGTCGACTATATCGACGCACAGTTTGAAAACTATCTGCAGGAGGAGCTGAAGATCCGCCGTTCGCTCTTCGACTACCATGACACAAGGATCCATGTCTGCCTCTACTTCATCACGCCCACGGGGCACTCCCTCAAGTCCCTGGATCTGGTGACCATGAAGAAACTGGACAGCAAG GTGAACATTATTCCCATCATTGCCAAAGCTGACACCATCTCCAAAAGTGAGCTCCACAAGTTCAAGATCAAGATCATGGGTGAGCTGGTCAGCAATGGGGTCCAGATCTACCAGTTTCCCACAGATGACGAGGCTGTTGCTGAGATTAACGCAGTCATGAAT GCTCACCTGCCCTTTGCCGTGGTGGGCAGCACCGAGGAGGTGAAGGTGGGGAACAAACTGGTGCGAGCGCGGCAGTACCCTTGGGGCGTGGTGCAGG TGGAGAACGAGAATCACTGCGACTTCGTGAAGCTCCGGGAGATGTTGATCCGGGTGAACATGGAGGACCTCCGCGAGCAGACACACAGTCGGCACTATGAGCTCTACCGGCGCTGCAAACTGGAGGAGATGGGCTTCCAGGACAGTGATGGTGACAGCCAGCCTTTCAG CCTCCAGGAAACATACGAGGCCAAGAGGAAGGAGTTCCTGAGCGAGCtccagaggaaggaggaagagatgaGGCAGatgtttgtcaacaaagtgaaGGAGACGGAGCTGGAGttgaaggagaaggagagagag CTCCACGAGAAGTTCGAGCACCTCAAGCGGCTGCACCAGGAGGAGAAGCGCAAGGTGGAGGAGAAGCGCCGGGAACTGGAGGAGGAGACCAATGCCTTCAACCGCAGAAAGGCAGCAGTGGAGGCCCTGCAGTCTCAGGCCCTGCACGCCACCTCACAGCAGCCTCTGAAGAAGGACAAGGACAAGAAGAA GTGTATTCATTTGGATGGAAGTAAGACCTTTACGCTAGCCTCTGTCAGCTAG
- the SEPTIN8 gene encoding septin-8 isoform X4: protein MAATDLERFSNAEPEPRSLSLGGHVGFDSLPDQLVSKSVTQGFSFNILCVGETGIGKSTLMNTLFNTTFETEEASHHEECVRLRPQTYDLQESNVQLKLTIVDAVGFGDQINKDERPIVDYIDAQFENYLQEELKIRRSLFDYHDTRIHVCLYFITPTGHSLKSLDLVTMKKLDSKVNIIPIIAKADTISKSELHKFKIKIMGELVSNGVQIYQFPTDDEAVAEINAVMNAHLPFAVVGSTEEVKVGNKLVRARQYPWGVVQVENENHCDFVKLREMLIRVNMEDLREQTHSRHYELYRRCKLEEMGFQDSDGDSQPFSLQETYEAKRKEFLSELQRKEEEMRQMFVNKVKETELELKEKERELHEKFEHLKRLHQEEKRKVEEKRRELEEETNAFNRRKAAVEALQSQALHATSQQPLKKDKDKKKASGWSSIYSVTIP, encoded by the exons ATGGCGGCCACTGACCTGGAGCGCTTCTCG AATGCAGAGCCGGAGCCCAGGAGCCTCTCCCTGGGTGGTCATGTGGGTTTCGATAGCCTCCCTGACCAGTTGGTCAGCAAGTCGGTCACTCagggcttcagcttcaacatcctcTGTGTGG GGGAGACTGGCATTGGCAAGTCCACACTGATGAACACGCTCTTCAACACGACCTTTGAGACCGAGGAAGCCAGTCACCATGAGGAGTGTGTGCGCCTGCGGCCCCAGACTTATGATCTCCAAGAGAGCAACGTGCAGCTCAAGCTGACCATCGTGGATGCCGTGGGCTTTGGAGATCAGATCAATAAGGATGAGAG GCCCATCGTCGACTATATCGACGCACAGTTTGAAAACTATCTGCAGGAGGAGCTGAAGATCCGCCGTTCGCTCTTCGACTACCATGACACAAGGATCCATGTCTGCCTCTACTTCATCACGCCCACGGGGCACTCCCTCAAGTCCCTGGATCTGGTGACCATGAAGAAACTGGACAGCAAG GTGAACATTATTCCCATCATTGCCAAAGCTGACACCATCTCCAAAAGTGAGCTCCACAAGTTCAAGATCAAGATCATGGGTGAGCTGGTCAGCAATGGGGTCCAGATCTACCAGTTTCCCACAGATGACGAGGCTGTTGCTGAGATTAACGCAGTCATGAAT GCTCACCTGCCCTTTGCCGTGGTGGGCAGCACCGAGGAGGTGAAGGTGGGGAACAAACTGGTGCGAGCGCGGCAGTACCCTTGGGGCGTGGTGCAGG TGGAGAACGAGAATCACTGCGACTTCGTGAAGCTCCGGGAGATGTTGATCCGGGTGAACATGGAGGACCTCCGCGAGCAGACACACAGTCGGCACTATGAGCTCTACCGGCGCTGCAAACTGGAGGAGATGGGCTTCCAGGACAGTGATGGTGACAGCCAGCCTTTCAG CCTCCAGGAAACATACGAGGCCAAGAGGAAGGAGTTCCTGAGCGAGCtccagaggaaggaggaagagatgaGGCAGatgtttgtcaacaaagtgaaGGAGACGGAGCTGGAGttgaaggagaaggagagagag CTCCACGAGAAGTTCGAGCACCTCAAGCGGCTGCACCAGGAGGAGAAGCGCAAGGTGGAGGAGAAGCGCCGGGAACTGGAGGAGGAGACCAATGCCTTCAACCGCAGAAAGGCAGCAGTGGAGGCCCTGCAGTCTCAGGCCCTGCACGCCACCTCACAGCAGCCTCTGAAGAAGGACAAGGACAAGAAGAA agcCAGTGGCTGGTCTTCCATTTACAGTGTCACTATTCCTTGA
- the SEPTIN8 gene encoding septin-8 isoform X3 translates to MAATDLERFSNAEPEPRSLSLGGHVGFDSLPDQLVSKSVTQGFSFNILCVGETGIGKSTLMNTLFNTTFETEEASHHEECVRLRPQTYDLQESNVQLKLTIVDAVGFGDQINKDESYRPIVDYIDAQFENYLQEELKIRRSLFDYHDTRIHVCLYFITPTGHSLKSLDLVTMKKLDSKVNIIPIIAKADTISKSELHKFKIKIMGELVSNGVQIYQFPTDDEAVAEINAVMNAHLPFAVVGSTEEVKVGNKLVRARQYPWGVVQVENENHCDFVKLREMLIRVNMEDLREQTHSRHYELYRRCKLEEMGFQDSDGDSQPFSLQETYEAKRKEFLSELQRKEEEMRQMFVNKVKETELELKEKERELHEKFEHLKRLHQEEKRKVEEKRRELEEETNAFNRRKAAVEALQSQALHATSQQPLKKDKDKKKASGWSSIYSVTIP, encoded by the exons ATGGCGGCCACTGACCTGGAGCGCTTCTCG AATGCAGAGCCGGAGCCCAGGAGCCTCTCCCTGGGTGGTCATGTGGGTTTCGATAGCCTCCCTGACCAGTTGGTCAGCAAGTCGGTCACTCagggcttcagcttcaacatcctcTGTGTGG GGGAGACTGGCATTGGCAAGTCCACACTGATGAACACGCTCTTCAACACGACCTTTGAGACCGAGGAAGCCAGTCACCATGAGGAGTGTGTGCGCCTGCGGCCCCAGACTTATGATCTCCAAGAGAGCAACGTGCAGCTCAAGCTGACCATCGTGGATGCCGTGGGCTTTGGAGATCAGATCAATAAGGATGAGAG TTACAGGCCCATCGTCGACTATATCGACGCACAGTTTGAAAACTATCTGCAGGAGGAGCTGAAGATCCGCCGTTCGCTCTTCGACTACCATGACACAAGGATCCATGTCTGCCTCTACTTCATCACGCCCACGGGGCACTCCCTCAAGTCCCTGGATCTGGTGACCATGAAGAAACTGGACAGCAAG GTGAACATTATTCCCATCATTGCCAAAGCTGACACCATCTCCAAAAGTGAGCTCCACAAGTTCAAGATCAAGATCATGGGTGAGCTGGTCAGCAATGGGGTCCAGATCTACCAGTTTCCCACAGATGACGAGGCTGTTGCTGAGATTAACGCAGTCATGAAT GCTCACCTGCCCTTTGCCGTGGTGGGCAGCACCGAGGAGGTGAAGGTGGGGAACAAACTGGTGCGAGCGCGGCAGTACCCTTGGGGCGTGGTGCAGG TGGAGAACGAGAATCACTGCGACTTCGTGAAGCTCCGGGAGATGTTGATCCGGGTGAACATGGAGGACCTCCGCGAGCAGACACACAGTCGGCACTATGAGCTCTACCGGCGCTGCAAACTGGAGGAGATGGGCTTCCAGGACAGTGATGGTGACAGCCAGCCTTTCAG CCTCCAGGAAACATACGAGGCCAAGAGGAAGGAGTTCCTGAGCGAGCtccagaggaaggaggaagagatgaGGCAGatgtttgtcaacaaagtgaaGGAGACGGAGCTGGAGttgaaggagaaggagagagag CTCCACGAGAAGTTCGAGCACCTCAAGCGGCTGCACCAGGAGGAGAAGCGCAAGGTGGAGGAGAAGCGCCGGGAACTGGAGGAGGAGACCAATGCCTTCAACCGCAGAAAGGCAGCAGTGGAGGCCCTGCAGTCTCAGGCCCTGCACGCCACCTCACAGCAGCCTCTGAAGAAGGACAAGGACAAGAAGAA agcCAGTGGCTGGTCTTCCATTTACAGTGTCACTATTCCTTGA
- the SEPTIN8 gene encoding septin-8 isoform X5 has translation MAATDLERFSNAEPEPRSLSLGGHVGFDSLPDQLVSKSVTQGFSFNILCVGETGIGKSTLMNTLFNTTFETEEASHHEECVRLRPQTYDLQESNVQLKLTIVDAVGFGDQINKDESYRPIVDYIDAQFENYLQEELKIRRSLFDYHDTRIHVCLYFITPTGHSLKSLDLVTMKKLDSKVNIIPIIAKADTISKSELHKFKIKIMGELVSNGVQIYQFPTDDEAVAEINAVMNAHLPFAVVGSTEEVKVGNKLVRARQYPWGVVQVENENHCDFVKLREMLIRVNMEDLREQTHSRHYELYRRCKLEEMGFQDSDGDSQPFSLQETYEAKRKEFLSELQRKEEEMRQMFVNKVKETELELKEKERELHEKFEHLKRLHQEEKRKVEEKRRELEEETNAFNRRKAAVEALQSQALHATSQQPLKKDKDKKKS, from the exons ATGGCGGCCACTGACCTGGAGCGCTTCTCG AATGCAGAGCCGGAGCCCAGGAGCCTCTCCCTGGGTGGTCATGTGGGTTTCGATAGCCTCCCTGACCAGTTGGTCAGCAAGTCGGTCACTCagggcttcagcttcaacatcctcTGTGTGG GGGAGACTGGCATTGGCAAGTCCACACTGATGAACACGCTCTTCAACACGACCTTTGAGACCGAGGAAGCCAGTCACCATGAGGAGTGTGTGCGCCTGCGGCCCCAGACTTATGATCTCCAAGAGAGCAACGTGCAGCTCAAGCTGACCATCGTGGATGCCGTGGGCTTTGGAGATCAGATCAATAAGGATGAGAG TTACAGGCCCATCGTCGACTATATCGACGCACAGTTTGAAAACTATCTGCAGGAGGAGCTGAAGATCCGCCGTTCGCTCTTCGACTACCATGACACAAGGATCCATGTCTGCCTCTACTTCATCACGCCCACGGGGCACTCCCTCAAGTCCCTGGATCTGGTGACCATGAAGAAACTGGACAGCAAG GTGAACATTATTCCCATCATTGCCAAAGCTGACACCATCTCCAAAAGTGAGCTCCACAAGTTCAAGATCAAGATCATGGGTGAGCTGGTCAGCAATGGGGTCCAGATCTACCAGTTTCCCACAGATGACGAGGCTGTTGCTGAGATTAACGCAGTCATGAAT GCTCACCTGCCCTTTGCCGTGGTGGGCAGCACCGAGGAGGTGAAGGTGGGGAACAAACTGGTGCGAGCGCGGCAGTACCCTTGGGGCGTGGTGCAGG TGGAGAACGAGAATCACTGCGACTTCGTGAAGCTCCGGGAGATGTTGATCCGGGTGAACATGGAGGACCTCCGCGAGCAGACACACAGTCGGCACTATGAGCTCTACCGGCGCTGCAAACTGGAGGAGATGGGCTTCCAGGACAGTGATGGTGACAGCCAGCCTTTCAG CCTCCAGGAAACATACGAGGCCAAGAGGAAGGAGTTCCTGAGCGAGCtccagaggaaggaggaagagatgaGGCAGatgtttgtcaacaaagtgaaGGAGACGGAGCTGGAGttgaaggagaaggagagagag CTCCACGAGAAGTTCGAGCACCTCAAGCGGCTGCACCAGGAGGAGAAGCGCAAGGTGGAGGAGAAGCGCCGGGAACTGGAGGAGGAGACCAATGCCTTCAACCGCAGAAAGGCAGCAGTGGAGGCCCTGCAGTCTCAGGCCCTGCACGCCACCTCACAGCAGCCTCTGAAGAAGGACAAGGACAAGAAGAA ATCTTGA
- the SEPTIN8 gene encoding septin-8 isoform X6: MAATDLERFSNAEPEPRSLSLGGHVGFDSLPDQLVSKSVTQGFSFNILCVGETGIGKSTLMNTLFNTTFETEEASHHEECVRLRPQTYDLQESNVQLKLTIVDAVGFGDQINKDESYRPIVDYIDAQFENYLQEELKIRRSLFDYHDTRIHVCLYFITPTGHSLKSLDLVTMKKLDSKVNIIPIIAKADTISKSELHKFKIKIMGELVSNGVQIYQFPTDDEAVAEINAVMNAHLPFAVVGSTEEVKVGNKLVRARQYPWGVVQVENENHCDFVKLREMLIRVNMEDLREQTHSRHYELYRRCKLEEMGFQDSDGDSQPFSLQETYEAKRKEFLSELQRKEEEMRQMFVNKVKETELELKEKERELHEKFEHLKRLHQEEKRKVEEKRRELEEETNAFNRRKAAVEALQSQALHATSQQPLKKDKDKKN; the protein is encoded by the exons ATGGCGGCCACTGACCTGGAGCGCTTCTCG AATGCAGAGCCGGAGCCCAGGAGCCTCTCCCTGGGTGGTCATGTGGGTTTCGATAGCCTCCCTGACCAGTTGGTCAGCAAGTCGGTCACTCagggcttcagcttcaacatcctcTGTGTGG GGGAGACTGGCATTGGCAAGTCCACACTGATGAACACGCTCTTCAACACGACCTTTGAGACCGAGGAAGCCAGTCACCATGAGGAGTGTGTGCGCCTGCGGCCCCAGACTTATGATCTCCAAGAGAGCAACGTGCAGCTCAAGCTGACCATCGTGGATGCCGTGGGCTTTGGAGATCAGATCAATAAGGATGAGAG TTACAGGCCCATCGTCGACTATATCGACGCACAGTTTGAAAACTATCTGCAGGAGGAGCTGAAGATCCGCCGTTCGCTCTTCGACTACCATGACACAAGGATCCATGTCTGCCTCTACTTCATCACGCCCACGGGGCACTCCCTCAAGTCCCTGGATCTGGTGACCATGAAGAAACTGGACAGCAAG GTGAACATTATTCCCATCATTGCCAAAGCTGACACCATCTCCAAAAGTGAGCTCCACAAGTTCAAGATCAAGATCATGGGTGAGCTGGTCAGCAATGGGGTCCAGATCTACCAGTTTCCCACAGATGACGAGGCTGTTGCTGAGATTAACGCAGTCATGAAT GCTCACCTGCCCTTTGCCGTGGTGGGCAGCACCGAGGAGGTGAAGGTGGGGAACAAACTGGTGCGAGCGCGGCAGTACCCTTGGGGCGTGGTGCAGG TGGAGAACGAGAATCACTGCGACTTCGTGAAGCTCCGGGAGATGTTGATCCGGGTGAACATGGAGGACCTCCGCGAGCAGACACACAGTCGGCACTATGAGCTCTACCGGCGCTGCAAACTGGAGGAGATGGGCTTCCAGGACAGTGATGGTGACAGCCAGCCTTTCAG CCTCCAGGAAACATACGAGGCCAAGAGGAAGGAGTTCCTGAGCGAGCtccagaggaaggaggaagagatgaGGCAGatgtttgtcaacaaagtgaaGGAGACGGAGCTGGAGttgaaggagaaggagagagag CTCCACGAGAAGTTCGAGCACCTCAAGCGGCTGCACCAGGAGGAGAAGCGCAAGGTGGAGGAGAAGCGCCGGGAACTGGAGGAGGAGACCAATGCCTTCAACCGCAGAAAGGCAGCAGTGGAGGCCCTGCAGTCTCAGGCCCTGCACGCCACCTCACAGCAGCCTCTGAAGAAGGACAAGGACAAGAAGAA ttaa
- the SEPTIN8 gene encoding septin-8 isoform X2: MAATDLERFSNAEPEPRSLSLGGHVGFDSLPDQLVSKSVTQGFSFNILCVGETGIGKSTLMNTLFNTTFETEEASHHEECVRLRPQTYDLQESNVQLKLTIVDAVGFGDQINKDERPIVDYIDAQFENYLQEELKIRRSLFDYHDTRIHVCLYFITPTGHSLKSLDLVTMKKLDSKVNIIPIIAKADTISKSELHKFKIKIMGELVSNGVQIYQFPTDDEAVAEINAVMNAHLPFAVVGSTEEVKVGNKLVRARQYPWGVVQVENENHCDFVKLREMLIRVNMEDLREQTHSRHYELYRRCKLEEMGFQDSDGDSQPFSLQETYEAKRKEFLSELQRKEEEMRQMFVNKVKETELELKEKERELHEKFEHLKRLHQEEKRKVEEKRRELEEETNAFNRRKAAVEALQSQALHATSQQPLKKDKDKKKCIHLDGSKTFTLASVS, translated from the exons ATGGCGGCCACTGACCTGGAGCGCTTCTCG AATGCAGAGCCGGAGCCCAGGAGCCTCTCCCTGGGTGGTCATGTGGGTTTCGATAGCCTCCCTGACCAGTTGGTCAGCAAGTCGGTCACTCagggcttcagcttcaacatcctcTGTGTGG GGGAGACTGGCATTGGCAAGTCCACACTGATGAACACGCTCTTCAACACGACCTTTGAGACCGAGGAAGCCAGTCACCATGAGGAGTGTGTGCGCCTGCGGCCCCAGACTTATGATCTCCAAGAGAGCAACGTGCAGCTCAAGCTGACCATCGTGGATGCCGTGGGCTTTGGAGATCAGATCAATAAGGATGAGAG GCCCATCGTCGACTATATCGACGCACAGTTTGAAAACTATCTGCAGGAGGAGCTGAAGATCCGCCGTTCGCTCTTCGACTACCATGACACAAGGATCCATGTCTGCCTCTACTTCATCACGCCCACGGGGCACTCCCTCAAGTCCCTGGATCTGGTGACCATGAAGAAACTGGACAGCAAG GTGAACATTATTCCCATCATTGCCAAAGCTGACACCATCTCCAAAAGTGAGCTCCACAAGTTCAAGATCAAGATCATGGGTGAGCTGGTCAGCAATGGGGTCCAGATCTACCAGTTTCCCACAGATGACGAGGCTGTTGCTGAGATTAACGCAGTCATGAAT GCTCACCTGCCCTTTGCCGTGGTGGGCAGCACCGAGGAGGTGAAGGTGGGGAACAAACTGGTGCGAGCGCGGCAGTACCCTTGGGGCGTGGTGCAGG TGGAGAACGAGAATCACTGCGACTTCGTGAAGCTCCGGGAGATGTTGATCCGGGTGAACATGGAGGACCTCCGCGAGCAGACACACAGTCGGCACTATGAGCTCTACCGGCGCTGCAAACTGGAGGAGATGGGCTTCCAGGACAGTGATGGTGACAGCCAGCCTTTCAG CCTCCAGGAAACATACGAGGCCAAGAGGAAGGAGTTCCTGAGCGAGCtccagaggaaggaggaagagatgaGGCAGatgtttgtcaacaaagtgaaGGAGACGGAGCTGGAGttgaaggagaaggagagagag CTCCACGAGAAGTTCGAGCACCTCAAGCGGCTGCACCAGGAGGAGAAGCGCAAGGTGGAGGAGAAGCGCCGGGAACTGGAGGAGGAGACCAATGCCTTCAACCGCAGAAAGGCAGCAGTGGAGGCCCTGCAGTCTCAGGCCCTGCACGCCACCTCACAGCAGCCTCTGAAGAAGGACAAGGACAAGAAGAA GTGTATTCATTTGGATGGAAGTAAGACCTTTACGCTAGCCTCTGTCAGCTAG